A single Tenacibaculum sp. Bg11-29 DNA region contains:
- a CDS encoding RHS repeat domain-containing protein: MLLHEFAYAISEKPKPIADDVGRLSFDKEEPTTNLITWVFDEGTFISSAKITSEGTFSIISDYLGTPILSFDEKGNKVWERELDIYGNVRKGDNHFIPFLYQRQYYDQETGLAYNRFRYYKPDSGTYISQDPVGLAGGMPNMYSYVRNSNAYIDKFGLYSDLLGSGMGHHLMPRSIAKSLGIADLSPNHAIAWYPNNGVGTADLHKQMHRNLIDEGIPFHGSKFKGTSDEFFEAAKKAYKDMDTKGFMKIPGTDNKLLKNVTPLEGLEKLQDLHKKGKIPCK, translated from the coding sequence GTGCTGTTACACGAGTTTGCGTATGCTATTTCAGAAAAGCCTAAACCTATTGCCGATGATGTAGGTAGGTTGTCTTTTGATAAAGAAGAGCCAACAACAAACCTAATTACTTGGGTGTTTGATGAAGGTACTTTTATATCCTCTGCAAAAATTACATCAGAAGGTACATTTAGTATTATTTCTGATTACTTAGGTACCCCTATTTTATCATTTGATGAAAAAGGAAATAAGGTTTGGGAGCGAGAGCTAGATATTTATGGTAATGTTCGTAAAGGCGATAATCATTTTATACCATTCCTCTATCAAAGGCAATATTACGACCAAGAAACAGGCTTAGCTTATAATAGGTTTAGATATTATAAGCCTGATAGTGGGACTTACATAAGTCAAGACCCGGTTGGGTTGGCAGGTGGAATGCCGAATATGTATAGTTATGTACGTAATTCTAATGCTTATATAGATAAATTTGGATTATACTCAGATTTATTAGGTTCTGGTATGGGACATCATTTAATGCCAAGAAGTATTGCAAAATCTTTAGGTATAGCTGACTTATCTCCTAACCATGCAATAGCATGGTATCCAAATAATGGAGTTGGAACGGCAGATTTACATAAACAAATGCATAGGAATTTAATAGATGAAGGAATTCCTTTTCATGGATCAAAATTTAAAGGAACATCTGATGAGTTTTTTGAAGCAGCTAAGAAAGCTTACAAAGATATGGATACTAAAGGGTTTATGAAAATACCAGGAACGGATAACAAATTACTTAAAAACGTAACTCCACTTGAAGGATTAGAAAAGTTACAAGATTTACATAAAAAAGGGAAAATACCATGCAAGTAA